In Nocardia sp. NBC_00403, the DNA window CGATACCCGGTGGCCAACGAGCAGTCCTACCGGGTCGCCCAGTGGGTCACCACCCACGGTGCCGAGAAGGCGCTCGACCCGTCCCGGATCGCGATCGCGGGTGATTCGGTCGGCGGCAATATGGCCATCGCGCTGACGCTGATGGCCAAGGAGCGTGGCGACGTCTCCTTCGCGCAGCAGGTGCTGTTCTATCCGGTCACCGATGCCAACTTCGACACCGGTTCCTACCAGCGGTTCGCCGAAGGGTACTTCCTCACCCGTGAGGGCATGCGGTGGTTCTGGGATCAATACACCACCAGCGAGGCAGACCGGGCGCAGATCACCGCGTCGCCATTGCGCGCGACTACCGAGCAACTGTCGGGCCTGCCACCCGCACTGGTCATCACCGCCGAAGCGGACGTGCTGCGTGACGAGGGCGAGGCATTCGCGGGCAAGCTGCGCGCCGCGGGTGTCCCGGTGATCCAGGCCCGCTACGGGGGCATCATCCACGACTTCGTGATGGTCAACTCGATGCACGATACGTCTGCCGCCAAAGCTGCTGTCGCCCAAGCTGTTGCGGTGCTGCGGGCCGCCTTGCATCCAGCGTGACCCGCGCGATGACCCACAACGATCGACTCGAAGGAAAACATTCGTGAGTACCGAACCCGCGGCCGCGTCCGCGACACCGACCATCGTGCTGGTGCACGGCGCGTTCGCCGACTCCTCCAGCTGGAACGGCGTCGTCGGAAAGCTGCGCGCACAGGGATATTCCGTCATTGCCGCGGCCAACCCGCTGCGCGGCCTCGACAGCGACGCCGCCTATATCGGCTCGGTCCTCGACGGCATCGAAGGGCCGTGTGTCCTGGTCGGCCATTCCTACGGCGGCAGCGTCATCACCGTTGCCGCCGCCGGGAAAGCGAGTGTGACAGCGCTCGTCTATATCGCCGCCTTCATCCCCGCGGAGGGCGAGAGCGCGCTGCAATTGACCGACAAATTCCCCGGCTCCACGCTCGCGCCGACCACCCGTCCGGCGCAGTACCCGCTGTCTGATGGGAGCCAGGGCACCGAACTCTATATCCGGCAGGAGGAATTCCCCGCACAGTTCGCCGCCGATGTCCCCGTCGCCACCGCCGAGTTGCTGGCCGCGACCCAGCGGCCCGTTGCTCTGGCCGCGCTACAGGAACCGGCGACCGCGGCAGCGTGGCGAACCATTTCCACGTTCGCCCTGCTCACCACCGAGGACAAGAACATCCCTGTGCAGGCGCAACGGTTTATGGCCGAGCGGGCTACCGCCCACACCGTCGAGGTCTCTGCCTCACATGCGGTCAGTGTCTCCCACCCGGGTGAGGTGAGTGATCTGATCGCGTTGGCGGCGAACAAGTAGACATACCTCCGTGGGTGCAAACCCCTTCCGGCTCAGGGCGG includes these proteins:
- a CDS encoding alpha/beta hydrolase; amino-acid sequence: MTANPLGIALEQAAQEFVDATSQPPFLYQLPPEEGRKAVDSVQDSAIDKPEIDEEWITIEGGPTGSVRARIVKPQGVTETLPVLIYTHGAGWVFGDAHTHDRLVRDLAVGVHAAVVFPEYDRSPEVRYPVANEQSYRVAQWVTTHGAEKALDPSRIAIAGDSVGGNMAIALTLMAKERGDVSFAQQVLFYPVTDANFDTGSYQRFAEGYFLTREGMRWFWDQYTTSEADRAQITASPLRATTEQLSGLPPALVITAEADVLRDEGEAFAGKLRAAGVPVIQARYGGIIHDFVMVNSMHDTSAAKAAVAQAVAVLRAALHPA
- a CDS encoding alpha/beta fold hydrolase, producing MSTEPAAASATPTIVLVHGAFADSSSWNGVVGKLRAQGYSVIAAANPLRGLDSDAAYIGSVLDGIEGPCVLVGHSYGGSVITVAAAGKASVTALVYIAAFIPAEGESALQLTDKFPGSTLAPTTRPAQYPLSDGSQGTELYIRQEEFPAQFAADVPVATAELLAATQRPVALAALQEPATAAAWRTISTFALLTTEDKNIPVQAQRFMAERATAHTVEVSASHAVSVSHPGEVSDLIALAANK